From the genome of Thermaerobacter marianensis DSM 12885:
CCGCTTCCACGATCACCCGCCGTCCCGCTCCGCCCGGCAGGCCGAAGCAGTGCCGATCCGCAAGCCGTCCGCCCAGAACCTCCGCCGCCCGCCGTCCCGCCGCCCATTCTTCCTCCACCCGCGGGCCCTTGTAGGCCCACAGCCGGCCCCCCGGACGCAGCAACGGAAGGCCGTATTCCAACACCACATCCAGCGGTGCCAACGCCCGGGCGGTCACGGCATCGGCCTGTCCCCGCCACTGCGGATCGCGCCCCACCTCTTCCGCCCGCCGCGCCGCCACCGTCACCCGCTCCGCCAATCCCAGCCGTTGCACCGCGTCCGCCAGGAACGCGGCCTTCTTCTGCTGCGCTTCCAGCAGCAGCCCGCGCCACCCCCGCCCCAGGGCCACCAGCAGCGGGATCCCCGGAAAGCCTGCCCCGCTGCCCAGGTCGACCAGCAACCCCTCCGCGGGCCACCCGCCCGGTACGGACAGCGCCAGCAGCGAGTCCAGGTAGTGGAGCACCAGGGCCTCGTCGTCGCGGTCGATGCCGGTCAGGTTGAACCGCGCCCCGGCCTCCCGCACCATCTCCCAGTGGACCCGCATGGCACTAACGGCCGGGCCGTCCACCGCCACCCCGCAGGCGGCAGCCCGCCGGGCCAGTTCGTCCTTCCACCGCTGCGGATCCACCGTCTCCCCCCTGCCCCTGCGCCGCCTCGACCCTGGCCGGCGTGCCGGCGTCCTGCGGTGCCGGGCGGCACGGCCCGCAAAAAACCGCCGGCCGGCCTCACGGCCGGCCGGTCGCCGCCATCCCGCCACCGCGTCCCGGCCGCCGGGGTACGATCACCACCCGCCGGTACGGTTCCGTCCCCGTACTCTCCGTCCGGACCTCCGGATGGTTTTGCAGCGCCAGGTGCACCACTCTCCGCTCCGCCGCCGGCATCGGTTCCAACGTCACCGGCCGGCGCGTCCGCCGGGCCCGTTCCGCCATCCGCAGGGCGAGCCGCTCCAGGAACTGCCGACGGCGCTCCCGGTAGCCGGCCACGTCCAGCACCACGCGGCGCCGCTCGTCGCTGACCCGGGCCGCCGCCACGTTGAGCAGGTATTGCAGGGCTTCCAGGGCGACGCCGTGCCGTCCGATGAAGGCCCCCAGTTCCGGGCCCCCCTCCATGCGAGCCACGATGCGGTCCGGCGCCTCCTCGACCGTGACCCGCGCCTCCAGCCCCGCCCGCCGGGCCAGTTCGTCCAAAAAGGCGGCGGCGAACCGGGCCTTGGTCGGCCGCACCCGGGCCCGGACCACCGCATCCCGCTGTCCCACCAGCCCCAGCCAGCCACGGGACGGCTCCACCACCACCTGGGCCTCCAGGTCCTCCCGTCCCACGCCCAGCTGGCGCGCCGCCGCGTCGAGAGCTTCCTCCACGGTGCGGCCCCGCACCTCGATCCACGGACCGGCTCCGAGCCCATCAGGAGACGCCGCGCTCATGCCCTTTCTTCCCCTTTCCCGCCGGTGCCGGCCCCGCCGGTGCCGGCGCGGGCTGCCGGTTCAACACCACCTGCTGCACGATGGAGAAGAGGTTGCTGGTCACCCAGTACAGGGCCAGCCCCGCGGGGAAGCTCCATGCGAAGAAGGTCAGCATCGCCGGCATGAGGACGAGCATGGTGCGTTGCTGGGGCTGCACGGTGGTCATCGAGGTCTTCATCTGGAAGTAGGTCGTCACGCCGGCCAGGACGGGCAGGATGGACAGGGGATCCCGCGCGCGCAAGTCGGGAATCCACAGGAAGGCGCCGCTGCTGAAGGTGCGCAGGGCAAGGAACAGGGCGTAGAGGATCGGAAACTGGACCAGCAACGGCAGGCACCCCGAAGCGGGGTTCACGTTGTTCTCCCGCCAGAGCTTCATGATGGCCTCGTTGGCCTTCTGCGGGTTGTCGCGGTACTTCTTCTGGATCCGCTCGACCTCGGGCTGCAGCGCCTGCATCCGCTGCATGGACCGCATTTGCGAGATCGTAAGCGGCAGCAAGACCAGGCGCACCAGCACGGTGAACAGGATGATCGACAGGCCCGCGCTCCCCGTGACGGCGCGGCTCCACTCCAGCCCTGTCTCGATGGCGCCGACGAACCACTGCCACAGTTGACTCAAACCGGGGCGCCTCCTTCTGTCGTCCCCCACCCGCACCCGCCCGGAACCGCCCGCACCATCCTGGCGCCTTCGCGGCGCCGCCGTGGGCGCCCGGAACCCTCCCGGCCTCGCCCCCAGCCGGTGCAGGCTCCCTCACCACTACACACCGCCGGGCCGGGACGACTCGCCGGCGGGCGCGCGAGGATCCGGCCCACCACCCCTCCCCGGAGGACTGCGGAACGCCACCCCGCCTCCCCGGGCCCAGGCCCGCGCCCCGAATCCCCCGCCGGCGTTGGTGTTCACAATCTTCTGCCAATTCGACCACGCGTATCCTGAATCCTTGTCCCGCGCTCCCCGCGTCACGGCACCGGGTCGTGCCCGCCCCGCGCCCATGGGTGGCAGCGGAGGATCCGTCGCACGGCCAGCCAGCCGCCGCGCCAGGGCCCATACCGGGCCACGGCTTCCATCGCATAGGCGGAACAGGTCGGCGAGTAGCGGCAGGACGGGGGCTTGAGCGGCGAGATCCACTGCCGGTATAACCGCAGGGCCGCCAGGACCGCCCGCGTCAGCACCGGGGTTCCCCCCCGCCGCCGGTGGCGCCGGTGGGACCTGCCCCGTTGCCGCGGGCATCGCGAAG
Proteins encoded in this window:
- the rsmG gene encoding 16S rRNA (guanine(527)-N(7))-methyltransferase RsmG, yielding MDPQRWKDELARRAAACGVAVDGPAVSAMRVHWEMVREAGARFNLTGIDRDDEALVLHYLDSLLALSVPGGWPAEGLLVDLGSGAGFPGIPLLVALGRGWRGLLLEAQQKKAAFLADAVQRLGLAERVTVAARRAEEVGRDPQWRGQADAVTARALAPLDVVLEYGLPLLRPGGRLWAYKGPRVEEEWAAGRRAAEVLGGRLADRHCFGLPGGAGRRVIVEAVKERPTPERYPRRPGVPARRPLGRKADG
- the jag gene encoding RNA-binding cell elongation regulator Jag/EloR, whose translation is MSAASPDGLGAGPWIEVRGRTVEEALDAAARQLGVGREDLEAQVVVEPSRGWLGLVGQRDAVVRARVRPTKARFAAAFLDELARRAGLEARVTVEEAPDRIVARMEGGPELGAFIGRHGVALEALQYLLNVAAARVSDERRRVVLDVAGYRERRRQFLERLALRMAERARRTRRPVTLEPMPAAERRVVHLALQNHPEVRTESTGTEPYRRVVIVPRRPGRGGGMAATGRP
- a CDS encoding YidC/Oxa1 family membrane protein insertase, whose amino-acid sequence is MSQLWQWFVGAIETGLEWSRAVTGSAGLSIILFTVLVRLVLLPLTISQMRSMQRMQALQPEVERIQKKYRDNPQKANEAIMKLWRENNVNPASGCLPLLVQFPILYALFLALRTFSSGAFLWIPDLRARDPLSILPVLAGVTTYFQMKTSMTTVQPQQRTMLVLMPAMLTFFAWSFPAGLALYWVTSNLFSIVQQVVLNRQPAPAPAGPAPAGKGKKGHERGVS
- the yidD gene encoding membrane protein insertion efficiency factor YidD; its protein translation is MLTRAVLAALRLYRQWISPLKPPSCRYSPTCSAYAMEAVARYGPWRGGWLAVRRILRCHPWARGGHDPVP